A section of the Mycobacterium sp. 3519A genome encodes:
- a CDS encoding type I polyketide synthase, translating to MGSAGYPFEPATRFAIIGYAARLPGARDADEFWDVLREGRDAISEVPKDRWDVDEFFDPEPGAPGKVVTRRAGFVDDVTGFDAPFFGMSTREVRLMDPQHRILLETAWRAIEHAGIAPTALAETNTGVFVGLATHDYLGMASDELTYPEIEAYMAIGTSNAAAAGRISYRLGLQGPSVAVDTACSSSLVAIHQACQALRLGECDLALAGGANVLLTPATMITFSSAQMLAPDGRCKTFDAAADGYVRGEGCGVIVVKRLEDAIRDGDRIRAVIRGSAINQDGASGGLTVPNGVAQQRVIADALKRAGLRPSDVGYLEAHGTGTSLGDPIEAQAAGEVLGAGRDPSEPLLMGSVKTNIGHLEAAAGIAGVIKVVLSLEHELLPQHLHFENPSPHIPWDRLAVDVVKEPTPWERNGRPRIAGISSFGFAGTNAHVILEEAPERTAPHTPAPEDRRLHVLPISARTPAALAQLADDYRGWMDAHPEATLADVCFTAGAARAHLEHRAALVVNSRESAIELLGALADDRPAPGLVRGETHDTPKTAWLFTGQGSQYPGMAKELYDSEPVFAETVDRCGAAVADALEKPLLDLIFEVDGPDSDATLRQTAHAQPALFAVEMGLARLWQSWGLEPDVVLGHSVGQYAAACVAGVFSLEDGALLIAERGRLFGSLPAGGRMAAVFADAERVEAMTDEFPSLSVAAYNGANTVLSGPAADLEKAVAALAADGVRCDWLETSHAFHSALLDPILDEFESYADRFSYRAPQRLLIDNRTGAALGRSVKLDGAYWRRHARQPVEFAKSVRTLADLNCKVLLEIGPRPVLTAAALGAWPDQVTAPRVIASLRPSIADQRQITEAVADAYVMGHRPDFAALGHPQARKVDLPTYPFERRQYWFRDNLAADRPGQTRPDATRTHAVRLLEDGRIDELATLLGDGDSQTIDVLTRLAAQHNQQRTSQSIADDRYEFRWEPSGAPIGADGAESTWILIGEDTDAIRPLVDVLTARGHQHRILGLPMSDPDEEKLADALRAAAVDSTLRIVHVGALDVGTAPSMRSLLRMQHRVLGGTRRLLRAATAAEAGGPIWVVTRGAQKVTDADTVAPDQSCLWGFGRAASLELPQVWGGLADLADGGTDEWSRLVDLINTPRDTTAREDQIALRGQHIYVPRLVRRDAAPSGTPVQLRQDATYLVTGGLGSVGLEIAGYLAARGARHLVLTSRRTPGDAAQQRIAALGEQHGCEVRVVSADVADAHDVARLLTTVQAELPPLAGIVHAAGEIGTTPLSDLDDSELDRVFAGKVWGAWHLAEAANDLNLDFFVCTSSIASVWGGFGQTAYGAANAFLDGLAWRLREQGIPGISVNFGPWSAGMADVQSRARLDKRGIHTLSPADALAGLADILASGSSAQGVVARVDWARFLPLYQQAGRRAFLAELEHEVPEAVPAMTPSGKTDFVQRLSNAPVQQRKKLMTDHLRDAVAQVTRVDANEIREDAGFFDLGMDSLMAVELRRRIEQAVGKEIPVTLVMDHPRLSDAADYLLHDVLGLGEQASAPARASVVTTRTDEPIAIVAVSCRFPGAPDPEAFWDLLAGGVDAIREVPEDRFDIDEFYDPDPETAGKTYTRFGGFLDAVDGFDPEFFGISPREAVWIEPQQRLMLETVWEGLERAGYSPAELRGSRTGVFAGVAANEYAHLLSSESVDKIEPYFITGNALNAISGRVAFALGLEGPAVAVDTACSSALVAVHQACQALHVGDCDLALAGGVNVLLSPVTVIAASRARMLSPVGRCKTFDASADGYVRSEGCGILVLKRLSDAQRDGDRICAVISSSAVNQDGASSGLTVPNGGAQQRLISTALARAGLTGGDVDYLEAHGTGTPLGDPIEVQAAAAAYGDSRAAPLLMGSVKTNIGHTESASGAAGLIKVVLSLQHELLPQSLHFDTPSPHIPWDSLPVQVVSEATPWQTNGRPRRAGVSSFGFTGTNAHVLIEEAPPQPAVADEEPQTPQQPVNVLTLSARSPEALAELARRYETWLAAHPDVDLADVCLTAGTGRSHFEHRAALVVDSIESARGGLADLAENRLRPGVVRGEHTNRPTTAWLFTGQGSQYPGMARELFAAEPVFAETVTRCAEAVDDILPRPLLDVMFATDRETAGKASDALRDTSFAQPALFAVEMGLARLWQSWSIEPDVVLGHSVGQYAAACVAGVFSLEDGARLIAERGRLFGSLPEGGRMVAVFADPTRVEEVASEFPRISVGAYNGPNTVLSGPGEDLQKVVTRFEEEAIRCTWLQTSHAFHSELLDPVLDEFESYAAQFKFATPTLPLVCNRTGAVLTPQTPMDAQYWRRHSRQPVQFAESVRTAAALGCTVLMEIGPQPVLTGAAVQVWPEHLAAPRAIVSLRKGVGDRRQIADALAAAYVGGHRPDFAALHRGSRRALELPTYPFQRRRFWPKSAGMSVTGGVGEASGILGSGKDLASGDTVYTSRLSVKSQPWLSDHVIYGTVVVPGATYAAMALAAVGTPAHAKDVFFYEPIILPEKSSREVQLTLHPLEHDGELRFQVHSRPYGERGAEWSLNAEGTVVSGAENEQPAENEPVDEAVERLERMRPQELFETFADLELAWGPTWSGSLKSLWLGEGEAIGDILVGEELAEQLGTEPMHPVLMDLCTGVAFPAFPALLAAEQGVSDLFLPLRYGQVTLREKMPRRFYCRARWHESALDNETQVFDIDYLDRNGKQLGGIREFTVKRAPREALLRGLGGDTTRLLYTLGWHEVPVAGDEPAAANGTWLIAGFDELAAKVSGCIPFDRNVDTESLGQVLAQAHERGMGFSGVVWRSSAPTPDESTADATARLEAEIANLLSAVHTVQGGLKLPGGLWIVTERAVATESGEPVDPVQAALWGFGRTAINEEPALRAKLVDCDGSPEAVQLLSNLLGTPVDEPELALRQGKLLASRLLPWARSGNLTVPRAGDFALAPTERGAIDNLRLTERDVAPPNEGYVQVRVEAAGLNFRDVLNVLGLYPGDPGPIGGDFAGVVTQLGEGVGSGRAERRDGVKLEVGQRVYGSMQGAFASRFNVPAQFLAPIPDGVSAVEAATIPAAALTVRLSFDWAQLKPGDKVLIHAASGGVGLAAVQMAQECGAEVFATASTFKRATLRKLGVQHVYDSRTTDFADQILADTDGAGVDVVLNSLTGEGFIEATLRATAKNGRFAEIAKRDIWTPEQMAAVRPDIAYEIVALDTVMFTDPDRIRDLLIEVSEGLGNGQWTPLPVEIYPLTEARTAFRRMQQARHIGKIVVQIPNPLQPRPDRSYLITGGLGAIGLHTASYLAQLGAGDIVLTSRRAPDAEAQRTIDDITERYKCRIHVRSADVGDESEVAALLEKIRAELPPLAGVVHLAGVLDDALLSTQSVERFRTTLAPKAFGAYHLDRLTKDDALDFFIVSSSVSSLFGSPGQANYAAANALLDGLVAQRRAKGLPATGINFGPWGQGGMASSDAATANISAQGLVPLDPSAALSALAEVVANGTGQATVLKANWQRAAKVLGSSRPPILDLVLPSAAGEVTGDSELLKQLQEIPVPQRAAFVTEFLQREVQNFLRLAQPPAASSRFLDLGTDSLMAIELRNRLHSQFGGAFTINATAVFDYPTIGGLAEYLVNQLPDAEQPEEAQPAEVSQPTG from the coding sequence ATGGGATCTGCCGGGTATCCGTTCGAGCCGGCCACCCGTTTCGCGATCATCGGCTACGCGGCTCGTTTGCCAGGCGCCCGCGACGCCGATGAGTTCTGGGACGTGTTGCGCGAGGGCCGCGACGCGATATCGGAGGTCCCGAAGGACCGCTGGGACGTCGACGAGTTCTTCGATCCGGAACCCGGTGCCCCCGGCAAGGTGGTGACCCGCCGGGCCGGGTTCGTCGACGACGTGACCGGGTTCGACGCACCCTTCTTCGGCATGTCGACGCGCGAGGTCAGGTTGATGGACCCGCAGCATCGGATTTTGCTGGAGACCGCATGGCGCGCCATCGAGCACGCGGGTATCGCGCCGACCGCGCTGGCCGAGACCAACACCGGGGTGTTCGTCGGCCTGGCCACCCACGACTACCTGGGGATGGCATCTGACGAGCTGACCTATCCCGAGATCGAGGCCTACATGGCCATCGGGACGTCGAATGCCGCGGCCGCAGGCCGGATCAGCTACCGGTTGGGCCTGCAGGGGCCCTCAGTCGCCGTTGACACGGCGTGCAGCTCGTCGCTGGTGGCAATCCACCAGGCCTGCCAAGCGCTGCGCCTCGGCGAATGTGACCTCGCGCTGGCGGGCGGTGCGAACGTGCTGCTGACTCCGGCGACCATGATCACGTTCTCCAGCGCGCAGATGCTCGCGCCCGATGGCCGGTGCAAGACGTTCGACGCGGCCGCCGACGGCTATGTCCGCGGCGAGGGGTGCGGCGTCATCGTCGTCAAGCGCCTCGAGGATGCGATCCGCGACGGCGACCGGATCCGCGCCGTGATCCGCGGCAGTGCGATCAACCAGGACGGCGCATCCGGCGGCCTGACGGTACCGAATGGTGTTGCGCAGCAACGGGTCATCGCCGACGCGCTGAAGCGCGCTGGGCTGCGGCCCAGTGACGTCGGGTACCTGGAGGCGCACGGCACCGGAACATCGCTTGGCGACCCGATCGAGGCCCAGGCCGCCGGGGAGGTGCTCGGCGCGGGCCGCGATCCCAGCGAGCCGCTGCTCATGGGCTCGGTCAAGACGAACATCGGGCACCTGGAGGCCGCCGCCGGTATCGCGGGCGTCATCAAGGTCGTCCTGTCGCTGGAACACGAGCTGTTGCCGCAGCACCTGCACTTCGAGAACCCGTCGCCCCACATTCCGTGGGACCGGCTGGCGGTGGACGTCGTCAAGGAGCCCACACCGTGGGAACGCAACGGCAGGCCCCGCATCGCCGGGATCAGTTCGTTCGGATTCGCGGGGACGAACGCGCACGTGATCCTGGAAGAGGCACCCGAGCGGACTGCGCCGCACACCCCGGCACCCGAGGACCGCCGGTTGCACGTGCTCCCCATCTCGGCCCGCACGCCCGCCGCGTTGGCGCAACTCGCTGACGACTACCGCGGCTGGATGGACGCGCACCCGGAGGCCACGCTGGCGGACGTCTGCTTCACCGCGGGCGCGGCGCGCGCGCATCTGGAGCACCGGGCCGCGCTGGTGGTCAACTCGAGGGAATCAGCCATCGAGCTACTGGGTGCGCTCGCCGACGATCGGCCCGCACCGGGCCTGGTGCGGGGCGAAACCCACGACACGCCGAAGACGGCGTGGCTGTTCACCGGCCAGGGCAGCCAATACCCGGGGATGGCCAAGGAGTTGTACGACAGCGAGCCGGTGTTCGCCGAGACGGTGGACCGGTGCGGGGCGGCGGTCGCCGATGCTCTCGAAAAGCCGCTGCTGGACTTGATTTTCGAGGTGGACGGCCCGGACAGCGATGCCACGCTGCGGCAGACCGCGCACGCGCAGCCCGCGCTGTTCGCGGTCGAGATGGGCCTGGCCCGGCTCTGGCAGTCGTGGGGCCTCGAGCCCGACGTGGTGCTCGGCCACAGCGTCGGTCAGTATGCGGCGGCCTGCGTGGCAGGCGTGTTCAGTCTCGAAGACGGTGCGCTGCTGATAGCCGAACGCGGTCGGCTGTTCGGCAGCTTGCCCGCAGGCGGGCGGATGGCCGCGGTGTTCGCCGACGCCGAGCGCGTCGAGGCGATGACCGACGAGTTCCCGAGCCTCTCGGTGGCCGCCTACAACGGTGCGAACACCGTATTGTCAGGTCCCGCAGCGGATTTGGAGAAAGCGGTGGCGGCGCTGGCCGCCGACGGTGTCCGCTGCGACTGGCTGGAAACCAGCCACGCGTTCCACTCGGCGCTGCTCGATCCGATTCTCGACGAGTTCGAGTCGTATGCGGACCGATTCTCTTACCGTGCGCCGCAACGGTTGTTGATCGACAACCGCACGGGTGCCGCGCTGGGCAGGAGCGTCAAACTCGACGGTGCCTATTGGCGACGGCACGCGCGCCAACCCGTCGAGTTCGCCAAGAGTGTGCGCACGCTTGCCGATCTGAACTGCAAGGTGCTGCTCGAGATCGGCCCCCGACCGGTGCTGACCGCCGCGGCCCTCGGCGCATGGCCCGACCAGGTGACCGCACCGCGGGTGATCGCATCGCTGCGGCCGAGCATCGCCGACCAACGGCAGATCACCGAAGCCGTCGCCGACGCATATGTGATGGGGCATCGGCCTGACTTCGCCGCTCTTGGACACCCGCAGGCGCGCAAGGTCGACCTGCCCACCTATCCATTCGAGCGGCGTCAGTACTGGTTCCGCGACAACCTCGCCGCCGACCGGCCCGGCCAAACCCGGCCCGATGCCACCCGCACCCACGCCGTGCGCCTGCTCGAAGACGGCCGCATCGACGAACTCGCCACCCTGCTCGGTGATGGTGACAGCCAGACGATCGATGTGCTGACCAGGCTTGCCGCGCAACACAATCAGCAACGAACGAGTCAATCGATCGCCGACGACCGCTACGAATTCCGATGGGAGCCCAGCGGTGCGCCGATCGGCGCGGACGGCGCAGAATCCACCTGGATCCTGATCGGCGAGGACACCGACGCGATACGTCCCCTTGTCGACGTGCTGACGGCGCGGGGGCACCAGCACCGGATCCTCGGATTGCCGATGTCGGATCCCGACGAGGAGAAGCTTGCCGACGCGTTACGCGCTGCGGCGGTGGACTCGACGCTGCGCATTGTGCACGTCGGCGCGCTCGACGTCGGCACGGCACCGTCGATGCGGTCGCTGCTGCGCATGCAGCATCGCGTCCTTGGCGGCACGCGGCGGCTGCTTCGCGCCGCGACCGCCGCGGAAGCGGGCGGACCCATCTGGGTGGTGACCCGCGGCGCACAGAAAGTCACCGACGCCGACACCGTGGCGCCGGATCAGAGTTGCCTGTGGGGCTTCGGTCGCGCCGCGTCGCTGGAGCTTCCGCAGGTGTGGGGCGGGCTGGCCGACCTGGCGGACGGCGGCACCGACGAATGGTCCCGGCTCGTCGACCTGATCAACACGCCGCGTGACACGACGGCCAGAGAAGACCAGATCGCGCTTCGCGGTCAGCACATCTACGTGCCCCGGCTGGTCCGGCGGGACGCGGCGCCCAGCGGTACGCCGGTGCAATTGCGCCAGGACGCAACCTATCTGGTCACCGGCGGCCTCGGCTCCGTCGGCCTGGAGATCGCCGGCTACCTGGCCGCCCGCGGCGCCAGGCATCTGGTGCTGACCAGCCGCAGAACGCCCGGCGACGCCGCGCAGCAGCGCATCGCCGCGTTGGGTGAACAGCACGGCTGCGAAGTCCGCGTGGTCTCCGCCGATGTCGCCGACGCCCACGACGTGGCCCGCCTGCTCACCACGGTGCAGGCCGAATTGCCACCGTTGGCAGGCATCGTCCACGCCGCGGGCGAGATCGGCACCACGCCGCTGAGCGACCTGGACGACAGCGAACTCGATCGGGTGTTCGCCGGAAAGGTCTGGGGTGCATGGCATCTGGCCGAGGCGGCCAACGATCTGAACCTGGACTTCTTCGTCTGCACGTCGTCGATCGCCTCGGTGTGGGGTGGTTTCGGCCAGACCGCCTACGGTGCGGCCAACGCCTTCCTCGACGGGCTGGCCTGGCGACTGCGCGAACAGGGCATCCCCGGCATCAGCGTCAACTTCGGTCCATGGTCGGCGGGGATGGCCGACGTCCAATCGCGCGCACGACTGGACAAGCGCGGAATACACACGCTCTCCCCTGCCGACGCACTGGCGGGCCTGGCCGACATCCTGGCGTCGGGTTCGTCTGCGCAGGGCGTGGTCGCGCGGGTTGACTGGGCTCGCTTCCTGCCGCTGTACCAGCAGGCAGGCAGGCGCGCGTTCCTCGCCGAGCTGGAACACGAGGTGCCCGAGGCGGTCCCGGCGATGACACCGTCAGGAAAGACGGACTTCGTGCAGCGGCTGTCGAATGCGCCTGTGCAGCAACGCAAGAAGCTGATGACCGACCACTTGCGTGACGCGGTCGCACAGGTGACGCGGGTCGACGCCAACGAGATCCGCGAGGACGCCGGGTTCTTCGACCTCGGCATGGACTCGTTGATGGCGGTCGAACTGCGGCGCCGCATCGAACAGGCCGTCGGCAAGGAGATCCCGGTCACCCTGGTGATGGATCACCCGCGGTTGTCCGACGCGGCCGACTATCTGCTGCACGACGTGCTCGGCCTCGGCGAGCAGGCGTCCGCGCCCGCGCGTGCGTCGGTGGTGACCACCCGCACCGACGAACCCATCGCCATCGTCGCGGTGTCCTGCCGATTCCCCGGCGCGCCCGATCCGGAAGCGTTCTGGGACCTGCTCGCCGGCGGTGTCGACGCGATCCGCGAAGTGCCCGAGGACCGGTTCGACATCGACGAGTTCTACGACCCGGACCCGGAAACTGCCGGCAAGACCTACACCCGGTTCGGCGGATTCCTCGACGCAGTCGACGGCTTCGATCCCGAGTTCTTCGGCATCTCCCCGCGTGAGGCCGTCTGGATCGAACCGCAACAGCGGTTGATGCTCGAAACCGTATGGGAGGGGCTGGAAAGGGCCGGCTACTCACCTGCGGAACTGCGCGGCAGCCGGACCGGCGTCTTCGCCGGCGTGGCCGCCAACGAGTACGCCCACCTGCTGTCGTCGGAGTCGGTCGACAAGATCGAGCCCTACTTCATCACCGGCAACGCGCTCAACGCGATCTCCGGCCGGGTCGCGTTCGCGCTCGGCCTCGAAGGGCCCGCGGTGGCGGTCGACACGGCGTGCAGTTCCGCGTTGGTCGCGGTCCATCAGGCATGTCAGGCGCTGCACGTAGGAGACTGCGATCTGGCGCTGGCGGGCGGTGTGAACGTGCTGCTGTCGCCGGTGACGGTGATCGCCGCCTCGCGGGCCAGAATGCTTTCGCCGGTCGGGCGGTGCAAGACCTTCGACGCCTCCGCCGACGGCTACGTCCGCAGCGAGGGCTGCGGCATCCTGGTGCTCAAGAGGCTCAGCGACGCCCAGCGCGACGGCGATCGGATCTGCGCGGTCATCTCGAGCAGCGCGGTCAACCAGGACGGCGCGTCCAGCGGTTTGACGGTGCCCAACGGCGGCGCGCAGCAGCGGCTGATCTCCACGGCGCTGGCCCGCGCAGGCCTGACCGGCGGCGACGTCGACTACCTCGAGGCGCACGGGACCGGCACCCCGCTGGGTGATCCGATCGAGGTGCAGGCGGCCGCCGCCGCCTACGGCGACTCGCGTGCGGCGCCGCTGCTGATGGGTTCGGTGAAGACCAACATCGGGCACACCGAATCCGCTTCGGGCGCAGCGGGTCTGATCAAGGTGGTGCTATCGCTGCAGCACGAGTTGTTGCCGCAGAGCCTGCACTTCGACACCCCGTCACCGCACATTCCGTGGGACTCGCTGCCGGTGCAGGTGGTCAGCGAGGCCACGCCGTGGCAGACCAACGGTCGGCCCCGCCGCGCAGGTGTGAGTTCGTTCGGGTTCACCGGAACCAACGCGCACGTGCTGATCGAGGAGGCACCGCCGCAACCCGCGGTCGCCGACGAGGAACCGCAGACACCGCAGCAGCCCGTCAACGTGCTGACGTTGTCCGCCCGTTCGCCGGAAGCGTTGGCCGAGTTGGCGCGACGGTACGAGACGTGGTTGGCCGCCCATCCGGATGTCGACCTGGCCGACGTGTGCCTGACCGCCGGCACGGGCCGCTCGCACTTCGAGCATCGCGCCGCGCTGGTGGTGGATTCGATCGAAAGCGCGCGCGGAGGTCTGGCCGATCTGGCGGAGAACCGCCTGCGGCCCGGCGTCGTCCGCGGCGAGCACACCAACCGCCCGACGACCGCCTGGTTGTTCACCGGTCAGGGCAGCCAGTATCCGGGCATGGCGCGCGAATTGTTCGCCGCCGAACCAGTGTTCGCCGAAACCGTGACCCGCTGCGCGGAGGCCGTCGACGACATCCTGCCGCGGCCGTTGCTCGACGTGATGTTCGCAACGGATCGCGAGACCGCGGGTAAGGCGTCAGATGCCTTGCGGGACACGTCGTTTGCGCAGCCCGCGCTGTTCGCCGTCGAGATGGGCCTCGCCCGGCTCTGGCAGTCGTGGAGCATCGAGCCCGACGTGGTGCTCGGTCACAGCGTCGGCCAGTACGCGGCCGCGTGTGTGGCCGGCGTGTTCAGCCTCGAAGACGGCGCCCGACTGATCGCCGAGCGCGGTCGGTTGTTCGGCAGCCTGCCAGAGGGCGGGCGCATGGTGGCGGTGTTCGCCGACCCCACGCGCGTCGAGGAGGTCGCCAGCGAGTTCCCGCGGATCTCGGTGGGCGCCTACAACGGGCCCAACACCGTGCTCTCCGGGCCAGGCGAGGACCTGCAGAAGGTCGTCACCCGGTTCGAGGAGGAGGCGATTCGCTGCACGTGGCTGCAGACCAGCCACGCCTTCCACTCCGAACTGCTGGACCCGGTGCTCGACGAGTTCGAGTCGTACGCGGCGCAATTCAAGTTCGCCACCCCCACACTGCCGCTGGTCTGCAACCGCACCGGGGCCGTGCTCACACCGCAGACGCCGATGGATGCGCAGTACTGGCGGCGGCATTCGCGCCAGCCCGTGCAGTTCGCCGAAAGCGTGCGCACCGCGGCGGCGCTTGGCTGCACGGTGTTGATGGAGATCGGTCCGCAACCGGTGCTGACCGGGGCGGCAGTCCAGGTGTGGCCGGAGCATCTGGCCGCGCCGCGGGCGATCGTCTCGCTGCGCAAGGGCGTCGGCGACCGACGTCAGATCGCCGATGCGCTGGCCGCGGCCTACGTCGGCGGTCACCGACCGGATTTCGCTGCGCTGCACCGTGGTTCGCGCCGCGCGCTCGAACTGCCCACGTATCCATTCCAGCGCCGCCGGTTCTGGCCGAAGTCGGCAGGCATGTCCGTGACGGGCGGTGTCGGTGAGGCGTCGGGGATCCTCGGCTCCGGTAAAGACCTGGCCTCCGGCGACACCGTCTACACCAGCAGGTTGTCGGTCAAGTCGCAGCCGTGGCTGTCCGACCACGTCATCTACGGCACCGTCGTGGTACCTGGTGCGACGTATGCCGCGATGGCGCTGGCCGCGGTCGGCACCCCCGCCCACGCCAAGGACGTCTTCTTCTACGAGCCGATCATCCTGCCGGAGAAGAGTTCTCGCGAGGTGCAGCTGACGCTGCATCCGCTGGAGCACGACGGCGAGTTGCGCTTCCAGGTGCACAGCCGCCCGTACGGTGAGCGCGGCGCGGAGTGGTCGTTGAACGCCGAAGGCACCGTCGTCTCCGGCGCGGAGAACGAGCAGCCGGCGGAGAACGAGCCAGTCGACGAAGCCGTCGAACGCCTGGAACGCATGCGCCCGCAGGAACTGTTCGAGACCTTCGCCGATTTGGAATTGGCGTGGGGGCCGACGTGGTCCGGTTCGCTGAAGTCGCTGTGGCTCGGTGAGGGTGAGGCGATCGGCGACATCCTCGTCGGCGAGGAACTCGCGGAGCAACTGGGCACCGAGCCGATGCACCCGGTGCTGATGGACCTGTGCACCGGCGTCGCCTTCCCGGCGTTCCCGGCGCTGCTCGCCGCCGAGCAGGGCGTGAGCGATCTGTTCCTGCCGTTGCGGTACGGGCAGGTGACGCTGCGCGAGAAGATGCCGAGGCGGTTCTACTGCCGGGCCCGGTGGCACGAGAGCGCGCTGGACAACGAGACCCAGGTCTTCGACATCGACTATCTCGACCGAAACGGCAAGCAGCTGGGCGGGATTCGCGAGTTCACGGTGAAACGCGCACCCCGCGAGGCATTGCTGCGTGGCCTCGGCGGGGACACCACCCGGCTGCTGTACACCCTGGGCTGGCACGAGGTGCCGGTGGCGGGCGACGAGCCCGCCGCGGCGAACGGCACGTGGCTGATCGCCGGGTTCGACGAGTTGGCCGCCAAGGTGTCCGGCTGCATCCCGTTCGATCGCAACGTCGACACGGAGTCGCTGGGACAGGTGCTGGCGCAGGCGCACGAGCGCGGTATGGGCTTCTCCGGCGTGGTCTGGCGCAGCAGCGCACCCACCCCCGACGAGTCGACCGCCGATGCCACCGCCCGACTGGAGGCCGAGATCGCCAACCTGCTCAGCGCCGTGCACACGGTGCAGGGCGGCCTGAAACTGCCCGGCGGCCTGTGGATCGTCACCGAACGGGCGGTGGCCACCGAGTCCGGCGAGCCGGTCGACCCGGTGCAGGCGGCGCTGTGGGGCTTCGGACGCACGGCGATCAACGAGGAACCGGCGCTGCGCGCCAAGCTCGTCGACTGCGACGGGTCACCGGAGGCCGTGCAGTTGCTGTCCAATCTGCTGGGCACGCCCGTCGACGAGCCGGAACTGGCTCTGCGCCAAGGGAAGTTGCTGGCGTCGCGGCTGCTGCCGTGGGCGCGCAGCGGCAACCTCACTGTGCCGCGTGCAGGTGATTTCGCGCTGGCGCCCACCGAGCGCGGTGCGATCGACAACCTGCGGCTGACCGAACGGGACGTCGCGCCGCCCAACGAGGGCTACGTGCAGGTCCGGGTCGAGGCCGCCGGCCTCAACTTCCGGGACGTGCTCAACGTCCTCGGGTTGTACCCGGGCGATCCGGGCCCGATCGGCGGCGACTTCGCCGGTGTCGTCACGCAATTGGGTGAGGGCGTCGGTTCGGGGCGAGCGGAGCGACGGGATGGAGTCAAGCTCGAGGTGGGCCAGCGCGTCTACGGCTCCATGCAGGGTGCGTTCGCCAGCCGGTTCAACGTGCCTGCCCAGTTCCTGGCGCCGATCCCGGACGGGGTGAGCGCGGTCGAGGCCGCGACGATCCCCGCCGCGGCGCTGACGGTGCGGCTGTCGTTCGACTGGGCGCAGCTCAAGCCGGGTGACAAAGTGCTCATTCACGCCGCCAGCGGCGGTGTGGGCCTGGCCGCCGTCCAGATGGCCCAGGAGTGTGGGGCTGAGGTGTTCGCCACGGCAAGCACCTTCAAGCGCGCGACGCTGCGCAAGCTCGGTGTTCAGCACGTGTACGACTCGCGCACAACGGATTTCGCCGACCAGATCCTGGCGGACACCGACGGCGCCGGTGTGGACGTGGTGCTCAACAGCCTGACCGGCGAGGGTTTCATCGAGGCGACGCTGAGGGCGACCGCGAAGAACGGCCGCTTCGCCGAGATCGCCAAACGCGATATCTGGACACCGGAGCAGATGGCCGCGGTCCGTCCCGACATCGCCTACGAGATCGTCGCACTGGACACGGTGATGTTCACCGATCCCGACCGCATTCGCGACCTGCTCATCGAGGTGTCGGAGGGACTCGGGAACGGCCAGTGGACGCCGCTGCCGGTCGAGATCTACCCGCTGACGGAGGCCAGGACCGCGTTCCGCCGCATGCAGCAGGCGCGGCACATCGGCAAGATCGTGGTGCAGATCCCCAATCCGCTTCAGCCGCGGCCGGATCGGAGCTACCTGATCACCGGCGGACTCGGCGCGATCGGACTGCACACGGCGTCGTATCTGGCCCAACTCGGCGCAGGCGACATCGTGTTGACCAGCAGGCGGGCGCCCGACGCCGAGGCGCAACGGACGATCGACGACATCACCGAACGCTACAAGTGCCGAATCCACGTGCGCTCCGCCGATGTCGGCGACGAGTCCGAAGTGGCGGCACTGTTGGAGAAGATCCGCGCTGAGTTGCCACCGCTGGCGGGTGTGGTGCATCTGGCCGGTGTGCTCGACGATGCGTTGCTGTCCACGCAGAGCGTGGAGCGGTTCCGGACGACGTTGGCGCCCAAGGCATTCGGTGCCTATCACCTGGATCGCCTCACCAAGGACGACGCGCTGGACTTCTTCATCGTGTCGTCGTCGGTGTCGAGTTTGTTCGGTTCACCGGGCCAGGCCAACTACGCGGCCGCCAACGCGCTGCTCGACGGCCTTGTCGCGCAGCGACGGGCCAAAGGGCTGCCCGCCACGGGCATCAACTTCGGTCCGTGGGGCCAGGGCGGTATGGCGTCGTCGGACGCCGCGACCGCCAACATCAGTGCCCAGGGCCTGGTACCGCTGGATCCGTCGGCCGCACTCAGCGCACTCGCCGAGGTGGTGGCCAACGGCACCGGACAGGCCACGGTGCTCAAGGCCAACTGGCAGCGCGCCGCCAAGGTGCTCGGCAGTTCGCGGCCGCCGATCCTCGACCTGGTGCTGCCGAGTGCGGCCGGCGAGGTGACCGGGGACAGCGAGTTGCTCAAGCAGTTGCAGGAGATCCCCGTGCCGCAGCGCGCCGCCTTCGTCACCGAGTTCCTTCAGCGCGAGGTGCAGAACTTCCTGCGACTCGCGCAGCCGCCGGCCGCGAGCAGTCGGTTCCTGGACCTCGGCACGGACTCGCTGATGGCGATCGAACTCCGCAACCGGCTGCACAGCCAGTTCGGCGGCGCGTTCACGATCAATGCGACCGCGGTGTTCGACTACCCGACCATCGGTGGGCTCGCCGAGTATCTGGTGAACCAGCTGCCCGACGCGGAACAGCCGGAGGAAGCGCAGCCCGCGGAGGTCAGTCAGCCCACCGGCTAG